Genomic segment of Dromiciops gliroides isolate mDroGli1 chromosome 3, mDroGli1.pri, whole genome shotgun sequence:
CCACTCTTCTGCTCTGAGATGGGGGTGGTAGGAAGAATCTCATCCTTGGGCTCTACGATGCTCACATGGTCAGGCAGGAGCTTCTTGGGGCCAATCTTGCCACTTGGGTCCCAGGGCAACATGATTTTTGACTTTAATTCCCAATACACCTTGTCTGAGGAGGACGTTGACGGGGTCTCCACTGTGGATCATCAGACCGTCCACAAACTTCATAGAATTGGCCCTCTGGCCTCTGAGTTTACCAGACACCACCACTTCACATCcctttgctccactctccataaTGAAGCGGAGGACACCATAGCAGGCTCTACGCACAGCAAGGCCTCCCAGGAGCTTGTAACGCAGGGACTCAGCCTGAGCAATGGCACAGAGACCTCTGGTGGCCACCTTCTCAGCATACAGCTCTACACTGCCTTCAGGGAAGCCAAACCTATTCTGCACTACAGCTGTCAGTTCAGGAATCCAACGACCCTTCTCCCCAAGGACATTCTGAGTCCTGGTAGCCAAGACGATGATTTCTGTCCTGGTTGGGGTAACTCGAACCTCCACCCCAGAACAGCCATCCTCAGCCAGCTCCCTGGTGAGAAACTCATTCAGTTCAGCTTTAAAGATGCCATCAGCAACAAACTTCCTCTTCTTGGAGATCTGTACCGCCATCTTGCACCGACAGGAAAAAAAGAGCTAGGGGAAATTTTATGACAACAAGAACTACCCAAAAGGGTTACAGGCTTCTCGGAGTAAGGGTGGGGTTTCCCTTTGAAGAAGGCTTTGAGCAAAGGATGACCCCTTGTGTTGGGGGGAAGTCGGTGGGTGATAGCTTTTTTGGGGGCGGGTTGGACAAGACGGACACGAAAATTTCTCTTCCCACACTGAAATTCTATGTGATTCTGTCACAAGACACAAGGGTAGAGATGCAAGTTAGTGTAAAGTTGAGGATGACTGTGAGGatacaaacctgggtgactggaaggattgAAAGCgttctcttctctgcctccacacccccccccccaaataaggaGAATAGGAGAAGGCATTGATTTAGGGGGAAATCTTTGTTTTGCACATATTGAGCTTGAGAGGTCTATGCAACATTCAAATAGAGATGTCCAATGGGCAGTTGGACATGCTACTCAGTCTAATcctgagaaatgaggaaactgaggccaaactGTCCAGTTCCCTTATTTTacggataagaaaactgagacccagagatataaagtgattttctcaaagtAATACTAgggtagagccaggatttgaacccaggttcttctaGTTCTAGCATTCTTCAATTTAGTGGGCATCTGCATGGAAATGGTCATTAAAAtgatgggagctgataagattacCAAGGAAAAAGAGAGGGTTAAGGCAAGCTCTTGGGTAGACCAAGAAGGAACTTTCCAATAGGTAGGAGAACAAGGAAAGAGACGTGTCAGGAAAGCTGAAGGAGGAGAACATGTACCAGGTAGGGTAGAGGGTCAAAAGTgacagaaaagtcaagaaattgagGCCTAAGAAAGAGATCACTGGCCACCTATTGAATAGTGGAGTCACAAGCCAGATGAAAGTTATTGTATTTTGTTTGGACTCATAGATTATccgagctgggagggcccttagaacacagaaggtcagagttgggagggcccttagaacacagaaggtcagagctgggagggcccttagaacacagaaggtcagagctgggagggcccttagaacacagaatgtcagagctgggagggcccttagaacacggaaggtcagagctgggagggcccttaaaacacggaaggtcagagctgggagggcccttagaacacggaaggtcagagctgggagggcccttagaacacggaaggtcagagctgggagggcccttagaacacggaaggtcagagctgggagggcccttagaacacagaaggtcagagctgggagggcccttagaacacggaaggtcagagttgggagggcccttagaacacggaaggtcagagctgggagggcccttagaacacggaaggtcagagctgggagggcccttagaacacagaaggtcagagctgggagggcccttagaacacggaaggtcagagctgggagggcccttagaacacaggatgtcagagctgggagggcccttagaacacagaaggtcagagctgggagggcccttagaacacggaaggtcagagttgggagggcccttagaacacgaaaggtcagagctgggagggcccttaaaacacggaaggtcagagctgggagggcccttagaacacagaaggtcagagctgggagggtccttagaacacagaaggtcagagctgggagggcccttagaatttTGAACATAAAATACTGTAGATGAAAGGAACCTTAGTCCAACTATATTATGCTAATGAGAAAGCTGGGGGTCTGAGAGGCTACAACccaatctttcctttttcttttcttttctttctttctttcttccttccttccttcctttctttctttctttgcagggcaatgagggttaaatgacttgcccagggtcacacagctagtaagtgtcaagtgcatgaggtcagatttgaactcaggtcctcctgaatccagggccagtgctttatccactgcaccacctagctgcccccaacccaatCTTTCAAGGCAAGGAAACTCTAACTTCATTTCAATAAATCAGGGCCAAAATGTCAGGGATCTGAGTTGGGCAGACAGACTTGAATTTCCTGaccacctccctctctcctggtGAGCTCCCGCTCAGGATGAATCAAGCAGTAAATCATGCCAAATACAACAGGAGCTGCCCCAGGATCTCTCTTTATCCTGCTGATCATCCTCACAAACAGGGAAAcaggaaggaataaaagagaaCCGTTGGAGCCACCCATGTTGACATTTAATGGGGCCTCTTGGTACGGGACATCGCACCTCACTTACCAAGATGTTATGCCTCTGACTCATGAACCCCTTCCCAGGCACCCTTTGGGTTTCAACTCCCTGGCAGCTAGATGCACTGGAGGTCACAGAATAATTAGGAGCAAGCAATGAAAAGGGAGAAAGCTCATGTTCACAGAAGCACAGAGGTCACTAGGGATGCGACTGGCTGACCCTCCACCCTGGCCAGACCCCTTCCAGGAGACTGTGCTCCATTCAGGGAGCCACCTTTTAATTTAAGACAATCAATAAGCTGGGAAGTACAGGAAGTTACTTCTGGTATGACAGATGGAGTGGCTCTTCTTAGGGTCAgcaagacatgagtttgaatcctgcctgggATACTTTCtaggtgtgatcctgggcaagtcccttgacctctctcagcctcagtatcTCCTACAGACAAGAAACCCTCAAGGACCTCATAGACCACTCTGGTTAACTTGTAGACTAGattcccccccaccttttttttttttgcttagagCTCAGATATAGGGggcttctgaggtcccctctAACTTGGAGATTCTATGAAAGGTGTAAGAGGTACAAACTAGGCCTGTGATTTATTTGCTATAGGGAACTCCAGGTATgggaactccctctgccaatgcaggtcTGCATCTTTTCCACACCttagagtcttagaaagttacctaGAACACTCAGAAGGTAAAGTGATTGCTCTGGGTCACCATACAGCCAGCAGGTGTCAGAGGTGGTATTCCTGGCTCAGGTCAGCTCTCCATCCCCTAcaccaccacttttttttttaccaccacTTTTTATGAACCTGGAAACCAATATACAAACCCGAAGAGGCAGGTTTCCAAGACCTTTCTGGCCAGTCCTCCATTTGGGGGGATCTGGCCGGTAGCATATAGTATTTCCTCATAGCCTGAAGACCCCTAAGGTCTGCAAGATCTGCAGGAGATTTTTCTCTAGTCTGGGTTACCTCAGTGATGGTTGAGCAACTTGCTGGAAAAATCCTGAAGTTAATGATTTTAACCCCTATAAAATGAGTCAGTCTGGGTCTGGCAAGACACAGAGCTCCTTTCGTGAACAGAAGCAGCATCGTTTCCTTCTGGCTGGAGGAGATGGGGAGTCTCATCCTCATCCACAGGTCTGGCTAACTCAAGTGGAATAGACTCACTGGGAGGTCAAAGACTTGGCTTCCATTGCCAGTTCCCTTTGTAACACTCTGGGCCCCAggctcttcatttgtaaaaatgaaagtattggtCTACGCAACTCCCAACATCCCATGTTACTCTGGTGACATTCTGGATGAGTTTGTGCTTTCAGGAAGGCACCCACCTTCCCCCCTCAAATATACTGCCCCAATTGCTAAGAGCAAAATTCTTCCATGAAAGACCCACTCTCTTGGGTACTGGGGATTTTTCAGTCTCCTAGACATAAGGCAGACTCCCCCCTAGGAAGGATAATATTATCCGTGTTGGATGAAACAAAGGGTGGTCCCCTTTTGCAAAGGATGTAGGTGGCAGAAGACTCCAGAAGTTGAGAGAGGAGCTGAGAGAAGAGGCAGGAAGGTATCAAAGACCAATTTCCGCTGCTTTGTAATTGAATGTCTGGGATTTGGCATAGTGAGGAAGACCCCGGAGCCTGGATATGATTCACAGTTCTGCCACAGGCTAGCTTTATGAACTGGGGAAAGccactctgggccttagtttccccatttgtaaaatgaagttactGGGCTAGATGTGATatgaggcctcttccagctctagctttTTGGATTGCAAGGCCTAGCCTCACCAGCCCTGATTGTTTcttttctaaggcccctcccacttCTAACAACCTCTTTTCTAAGCTCCCCCTCAACTctaatgttttgttttctgtggtgtCTCCCTGCTCTGACGTTTTATGATCTAAAGTTCCTTCtgactctgacattccatgttctagggtccctcccagttctgacattttctgTCGTAAGGCcacttctagctctgacattctgtgtgcTAGGGTCCTCAGTCCttacatcctatgttctaagttctcaggtccctcccatctctgacattctgtgttctaagttccttcccagtcctgacattctgtgttctaggtcctttccagtcctgacattctgtgtttcaaggtccttcccagccctgacattctatgttctaaggtcctcaGTCCTTAAATCCTATGTCCtaagttctaaggtccctcccatctctgacattctgtgttctaaggtccttcccatccCTGACATTTTATgtcctaaggtccttcccagtactgatagtctgtgttctaaggtcctcaGTCCTTATACTCTATGTTTTTTGCTGGCATTCTGTGATTTCTATGATGGCCATAAAGTGTTTTCATGTAATCACCaaccatttgttttgttttgttttgttttgtggggcaatgagggttaagtgacttgcccagggtcacacagctagtaagtgtcaagtgtctgaggctgaatttgaactcaggtcctcctgactccagggctggtactttaccactgagccatctagctgccccccatcaccaACCATTTGTGAAGCACATATGTGGAATGAAAGTAACCTCCTCTGCCCTTCCAGCCTCATTCCAAGCTTGAAAGTGGGTGAGAAGATCAAGCACCgattttttgtattttctcttgATTTATTGCTCAGTGTCAGCATCTAAGCCCAAACCACAGGTAACACACCCATGTGTGGAGAAGAGCCAAGCCATCCCTGGGGCTCCGCTGTCTGAGCTGGCACTCCCAGCCAGCAATCACTCCTCACGGCTCCAGCTCCAGACGCCATCTTTGTTTGGCTGCATTGTCCCCCAGAAGTTCCCCATCCTCTAGTACAAAAGTCTTAGAAACAAGACCTGCCCAAAAAATCACAGCAGGGCTCAGGTAGGATTCCCCAGTGCCCCATCCTAGACCCAACAGACTGTCTCCAGTCAGCTGGATGAGGCCACCAGCCTTTTCCCCTTTGGCATCATGACCCTGCTGTGTGGAAAGAGAATAGGACTTGTTATGGgggaagcagaatttgaatcccagCTGGGACCCTTACTAGCCTTGTGGCCTTGGACATatcatttatcttctctctctctctttttttttttttgtagggcaatgggggttaagtgacttgcccagggtcacacagctagtaagtgtcaagtgtatgaggccagatttgaactcgggtcctcctgaatccagggctggtgctttatccactgcgccccctagctgccccccatttatctTCTCTtgagcccaagtttcctcatctggaagaacaGGGAAACATTCCAATCTATACTCCACAGCACCACAGAAATGAGGTCTacccttttggggtggggcaagggGATATGGTTTAGAGCTTTGATTCAGTGGTGTGGGGAACTCCCACAAGGAACACTCCACCCCCATCAATACAGATAGGCATCTTTTCtctaccagaatttttttttgggggggggcagggcaatgagagttaagtgaattgcccagggtcacacagctagtaagtgtcaagtgtctgaggccagatttgaactaaggtcctcctgaatccagggccggtgctttatccactgtgccacctagccgacccctCTCTACcagagtcttaaagagttgcctagtatactgagagattaagtgatttgttcatgggcacacagctaatatgccagaaggaggatttgaacccaggtcttcctgagtctgaggccatctatctatctgtctatctatctatctatcaatctatctgtccatccatccttccttccatctttccttccttccttcctttcttcatctatccatcaatccattcatctatccatccatccatcatctatctactttattaatatagtaatatatttatgataactatattaatatatcattatgatcatatattatattatcacACTAATAATTTAACAGCCATAAAACCAAATATTTGAAggccaaatatttgaaggatagAAGAGGGGTGAGGCCTGTTCTCTTTGGCCTCAGGGGACTGAACTAGGATCAGTGGCAAATCAAAGATTCATATCAAGAGAATCTTCCTAACAGTTGGAGCTGCCCCAGAGTGGAATGGGGAGCCTGGGAAggagtgagctccctgtcactgcGGGGGAGGGGGTCTTCATGgaaaagctggatgaccacttattgggCTCATCGCAGAGATGACGCTTGTTTGGGAATGACTGAAACTGCATGgcctccaaggccccttccaattGGGGGATTCTGTAACTTTTCTTGCCCTGGAATATGTCTCTGCCTCCAAGGCCCCTTTCTCTGATTGATCTGTTCCTCctattttgattttacttttttttttttttaagtgaggcaattgaggttaagtgacttgcccagggtcacacagctagtaagtgttaagtgtctgaggccggatttgaactcaggtactcctgactccagggctggtactctatccactgtgctacctagctgcccccgattttactttttaattttaattttgaggAATTGCCTAGGCTAGCCATGTTCATGCCTTTATCCCCTCTGGTCTCTAAATGTCTTGCCTTCTCCAACCCTTCCCCCAGCTTTTCCCTTTCATATGTTGTCTTTGCTCATATCATGTAAACTCCTCAAAGGCAgatactatctttttttcttttttttgcttatatCTGTATCTCCCAGTACTTAGCACTAGAccaagcacatagtaagcatttactaaatacttgttgattttttGCCTATTCTCAACCTCACAGAATTCCTGGTATCTCTAAATTTCTAAGAGAGCTCAGGTTTTCAGACCAAGAGTCAAATTCCTGAATGCTGGATGATAAAGGGAATCTTATCTGTCTGTCAGAAACCTACCTTCATATTCACACTTCAAAATAAACCCAATTATTTAGCACCAACTATATACAAGACGTTGAACTCAgtagaaggggagagatagtgTGACGTAACCTGTGCCCTCTGAGAATTTAGAGCCTAGTAGAGAGTCTGGATTGgattttctcaaaagaaaaaaaacaatcttgGTAGATGCCTCTCCTTTGAATACCTCCCATTCTAATTTGTAGGTCCTGCTCTGAAGACTGAACTGCTGGGTGATGTATTTATGGCTTACAACTTTCTTGATTAATAGTGATCTTGTTCTGCTGGGTTAGAAGTTACTGGACCAAACTAAACTTGGCTTGTGAGTTTTTCCTTTTGCCTGGTGGTATGAGTTTGGTGGGGATTTGCGTCCAACTGAAGGAAGGAGATGACATCACTATGATACGATTCTATAAGCTGGAATTTTTCTGAAGAAGAGTTTACAAGAGGAAGAAATGGTGAGTGAACAGTTTAAGGGACTCATTGTGAATCTCAAATTTGAGGAACATGGGAGGCAGCACAAGATGAAGTCATGTTGTTTCATGGGGAGGGAGAACCCGCTCTCTGAGCTTTTCAGCTGCCAGGTAGAGAAGCTAATGTAGGGGAGGGTCTATAGGGAAAGAGCTTGGTGTTCCCAGTGGGACTCAGTTTCAGTTTCTCTCAAAGTTTCCTAGGTAGGTTGGCTTTGTTCAGTTTCCATCATTCAGGTGAAGCCTCCATCTGTCCCATATTGAAGTTCCCAGGCAGAGGGGAAGATGGCGGGAGGATGCCTGGCTCAGGGGATCATGTTCCACCATTTGAAGGGGAAGGGCTTCCGGCGGACATTGGTGCCACAGTGCACCTCCCCATGCAGCATGTGGTAAGGGGTGAAGTCATCAATGAAGTTACACTCAAGGCCTAGTGGCTCCAGCAAGGATCGGACCTTCTCCTCCAGGCAGCAGCGCCCATTGATGATGGGCCCAAAGGGTTTAGGGATCCCCAGGTACTTCCCCAACACAAGCATGTTCACCTATGACCAGAGTAGAAAATCAAGGATTTTAGAAGGGTTGTCATAATACCCACATGGGCACTCATGGCTACACAGAACTTCTCATATCCCACCGGCAATCAAGACACTCCTCTACTCCAGAACCTTTAGTGACTCCTCATGGTTCAATGAATAAAGGATGAGCTTGtgatcctggcattcaaggcccttcaccatctgcTTTCAAACTACCCATACAGCCTTATCTCATACACCTCATACATCTTATACAACTTGTATTCTATATTTTGGTCAAACTGATTCCAATTTCTTATCCTGTCCTCTCCCATCTTTGTACTTTTACTCATCCCATCACGACtcccaattcttttttattttctttttggtgaggcaattggggttaagtgacttgcccaaggtcacacagctagtaagtgttgtgtctaaggctggatttgaactcaggtcctcctgaatctagggccagtgctctatccactgtgccacctagctgccctgactcccaattcttttttttcccttttttcttttttgtggggcaatgagggttgtgacttgcccaaggtcacacagctagtaaatgttaagtgtctgaggccagatttgaactctggtcctcctgaatccagggccggtgctttatccacctagctgccccgcctcccAATTCTTTTaagtctccttcctccccttatcTGTTTTGACTCTATTGAAGCTGCTCCTGTTCTTCCATCAACAGTTCCCTTGGCCTCACCTGATTAAAGTGACCTCTCATCCTCAGATTCCACCCAGCACTTGAATCTATTTAACCTATCCATTAttagggggttttttttggcaggccaatgagggttaagtgacttgcccagggtcacacaactagtgtcaagtgtctgaggctggatttgaactcaggtcctcctgaatccaagaccagtgctttatccactgtgccacctagcttcccctaaccTATCCATTATTAAAGCCTGATTCTAGCAAGCCTCCTCtgattcctcctctccctcctctccccccagtCAGTAAAGATTTCATCCTCAGCCAGTGGAGGCCTTTGTCCTCGCCTCTCTAATCCACCAATCATGGAGTCTTCTCCCTAGCTTTCCTAGGAGCTGCCTCAGGTTTAGGATGAAGTCTAAGCTACAattttcagcttcctcatcaatgcacagatttagaaatagaagggacttgagaggccaactggtccaactccttcattttacagatggggaaaccaaggcccagagagattaagagacttgttcaAAGGACCATAGACCTAAACCTGGGAAGGTCCTCAGTTTAgaccaacactctcattttacagctgaagaaactgaggctgagaaggggATCTGACTTGCCCGAGGTTATAGAGGTAGTACAAGGTAGAGTGGAGATTCTAATCCAGGCCCAGAACCTTGTTGCTTTCATACTGAAGACCATTCCTCTTCCTGTCTCTAACTCCCAGGGCCATAAAGAAGGGtgggtcttggggcagctaggtggcgcagtggatagagccccagccctggagtcaggaggacctgagttcaaatctggcctcagacccttgaaacttactagctgtgtgaccctgggcaagtcacttaaccccaattgcctcactaaaaaaaaaaaaaaaaggtgggtcTGCTCCTTCATCCCCGCTCCCACCTATAGGCTTCACCTCTATCACACCTCCTCCAAATGCCCTCTTTGCTCCTTCAGGGTCCAGGCTATTCACTTgtaccactctctcctccatttttGTTGCTGATATCTACTCATGGAGGGGCAAAATGATGCATGGGAAAGACTACTGGATCAAAGGCCCTGGAATTGAATCTTATCTCTTCCACACtctctacttgtgtgaccttgggcaagtgacccCATCATTCAGGGCCTCTGAAGGAACTGGGCTTTATGACCTCCAGTGTCCCTTCTATCGCTCATTCTATTCTTTCCAGGTCATTCCCTTAACTCTTTccaatgagttcagtgcctgatTCACCATCATCCTCTACCATTCTACACATAGTAGGAGTTCAGTAAATGTTAGTCCTTCTGATTGTTGTATGGTACACAGTTATTGCATATATCCTGTATTTCCTCTATCCTCCGTTAGTCTGTAGCTGTTCATAGCTTTTAGTATGTTatgaatgtgagcttcttgagtggattgtcttctgcctttcttttatgCTCAGTGCCTGCCACGAAGCAGGTACTTAACGAATACTGACTAACTGACTCTATGAACCATGTCAGTATTCCTTTTGGTATCCccattgcacatagtagacatttgtGTTAGGCATTGTTGTTGAAGTGAATACCTCCCTTCACAGAAGCTTGGCAGACAGCTCCCCTTAATCTAGTGTTATGCGCAATCTGTGATTGTGTAGGGTGGGAGctggaatggggaaaagaaatgtgGGCTGGTAACTGTTTGGGATGTTTTGCACTTATTTACaagtttatcttcaaagtcagCCAAGCTTTTgcatgaagaaaggaaagggaaatgatgtTGGGGATTTCAGAGCAAGACTGAAATGTGGAGGCAAGGGAGATTTAgctgaaaagaggaaggaaagaactaCAGAAGTGGggacaggagaggaaggaagcctGGGTCTTTCATGCCCAGGAAGCATAGTCTTGTATGTCAGGAGGCATGGCTCCTAGGCCTGCCTACCCCTGGGTCAGCGAGTGACCCACTTCAGTAATTTGCCCTCCCTTTGTCCTCTgtccattccccccaccccttgaAGGGAGGCCTCCTGACCTTCTGGAAAGGAGACAGTGAAATATAGTGTTGGAATCGGCCAGCTGAGAAAGACCCCTGCCCACCCATTgtcgtcaccaccaccaccatcaccatcatcctaCCCCTCGCACTTCCCTCCTGAATCATCCCTTGCCTCCAGGACTAGAAACTTTACCCTAGAGAAATTAACCCTTTCAGTGCTGATGGTCCCCTCACCCCTCCATTGACTCCATCACCCACCATCTTtcctctctccacctcccccctcccccctctatttccagttctggaaccataatcaaatcaactctATCATGAAATGGGTGTGTCAGTCTTTGTATCCTggtaactttctttctttctttttttttttttttccaattttcccttgtaactttcttttttttttctttcttttttttttttagtgaggcaattggggttaagtgacttgccaaggtcacacagctagtaagtgttaaatgtctgaggtcagatttgaactcaggtactcctgactccagggccggtgctctatccactgtgccacctagctgcccctctctcgtAACTTTCTAAACACAAATGCCTCTTCCTGACCCTTCCCCCccatatatatccatacacacatatatacatatatacagatagataaatagacagacaggtagatagtAGAGaaggatgatagatagatagacaatagatagatagacagatatacgatagacagacagacatatagacagatagatagatggatgataaatAGATACATTGTTCCCCTCTATTAAAATAGATgcttcttgaggccagggactgtctttgtttaTGTGTTAACATAACATTATTTCGCTATATGTGTAACCCCAGCTTCTACACAGTACCTGTCAtacagtaagcaattaataaatgattcatTCATCCGCTGACTTtctaactgggtgaccttgggccacAATCTCCccgagcttcagtttcctcatttgtaaaatagagatacgCCTCCCAGTCAGTAAAGATTTCATCCTCAGCCAGTGGAGGCCTTTGTCCTCACCTCTCTAATCCACCAATCATGGAGTCTTCTCCCTAGCCTTCCTAGGAGCTGCCTCAGGTTTAGGATGAACCCTCAACTACAATTTTCAGCTTCTATGTAGGGCACACCTCACAGAGTAGAGGTGAGGCCCATGTCAGAGAACGAGCACAATgtactttgtaaatgttagaATGCTagagaaatgtcagttattattaggAAAGGTCATTC
This window contains:
- the LOC122749498 gene encoding LOW QUALITY PROTEIN: 40S ribosomal protein S3-like (The sequence of the model RefSeq protein was modified relative to this genomic sequence to represent the inferred CDS: deleted 1 base in 1 codon), which codes for MAVQISKKRKFVADGIFKAELNEFLTRELAEDGCSGVEVRVTPTRTEIIVLATRTQNVLGEKGRWIPELTAVVQNRFGFPEGSVELYAEKVATRGLCAIAQAESLRYKLLGGLAVRRACYGVLRFIMESGAKGCEVVVSGKLRGQRANSMKFVDGLMIHSGDPVNVLLRQGVLGIKVKIMLPWDPSGKIGPKKLLPDHVSIVEPKDEILPTTPISEQKSGKAEQPAMPQPVPTA